The Pseudomonas oryzicola genomic sequence CGCCGCCTGATAGGCAATCACCTGCGGCCCCTCGTGCACGTTCATGAAGTAACCCACCCCATGCCCTGTGCCATGGCCGTAATCCACCTGGTCAGCCCAGATCGGTGCCCGCGCAATGGCGTCGAGCAACGGTGACAGCACGCCACGCGGGAAGCTGGCGCGCGACAGGGCAATCATGCCCTTGAGCACGCGCGTGCAATCCTGCTTCTGCTGCAGGCTGGGGTTGCCCACCGGCACCATGCGGGTGATGTCGGTGGTACCGCCCAGGTATTGCCCACCCGAATCGATCAGCAGCAAACCATCGCCCTCGATCACCGCGTGCGACTGTTCGGTGGCGCGGTAATGCGGCATGGCGCCGTTGCCATTGAAGGCGGCAATGGTCGCGAAGCTCAACGAAACGAAGCACGGGCGACGGGCACGCGCAGCGCTCAGCCGCTCGTCGATGGTGAGCTCGGTGATGGTTTCCTGACCGAGGCTGGCCTCGAACCAGGCGAAGAATTCGCACAGGGCCGCGCCGTCCTGCTCCATCGCCTGGCGAATGTGCACCAGGTCGTCTTCACCTTTGCACGCCTTGCTCAGGGTGGTGGGGTTGATGCCTTCGACCAGCTCAACCGCGCCGGGCAGGTTATCCAGCAGACCACAGGTGACCCGCGCCGGATCGATCAGCAAACGGCTGCCGCCCGGCAGGGCGCCGAGCGCCCTGCCGGCTTCGGCGTAGTCACGCACCTCGATGCCATCCACTGCCAATACCTGGCGCAGATGGTCATCGAGCTTGTCCTGGCCGACGAACAGGATGGCTTGCTGCTGGCTGATCAGGGCAAAGGCCATGAACACCGGGTTGTAGGAGACATCGCTGCCGCGCAGGTTGAAGAGCCAGGCGATGTCGTCCAGGGTGGCGATGAAGTGCCAGTCGGCGCCCTTGGCCTGCAGGCTCTGGCGCAACTGCTTGAGTTTTTCTGCCCGGCTCACCGTGGCGTGCGGTGGCAAGTGCTGGTAAACCGGGTTGCCCGGCAGCGCCGGGCGCCCGTCCCAGGCCTGTTCGAGCAGGTCCTTATCCGTCACCAGCCGCGCCCCACGCAGCTTCAACCGGTCGCCTAGCTGGCGTGCCGAAGCCAGGGCCATGACGGCACCATCCACCGCCACGCTGCCGTTGGGCTTGACGTGATCGCCCAGCCATTCCAGCGCGCCGGGTTTGCCTGGCAACAGCTTCATCAACTCGATGCCGCTGCCTGCCAGCTCGTGCTCCGCCTGCTCCCAATAGCGGCTATCGACCCATAACCCGGCAAAGCCAGCCGTGACCACCAGCGTGCCGACCGAACCGTGGAAGCCAGACAGCCACCGGCGCCCTTGCCAGTATGCCGGCAGGTATTCGGAAAGATGGGGGTCGGCCGAAGGTACCAGCAAGGCATCGATGCCTTCTGCTGTCATGACCTGGCGCACGCGCGCCAGGCGCTGTGGCACGCTTTGCCCAAGGTTGGTCTGAACGTTCATGCGCTCTCCTGCGGCTACATCACGGTTGATCCAGTGTGCCGATAATGGAACAGCCGTCGATGCCCTGCAATCGTGGCGACCGACACGCGGCATGCATTGCCCGCCACGCCCTGCGCAAGCGGGACATTTCCTACAGTGCGGCTGGGACCACCGATCAAGTCCGGCTGAACTTCGCCAAAGTAACGGCTTCACACAGATACATTCACTGCATACAGGCAAATGACCATGCCCGATGTCTGCGCCCCTAAAAGCGGTGTGGTGCTGCTCGACACCCGCGTGCACACCCCTGACCACGAGCATGCCGTGCATCTCAAGCTCGCCGAAGGCCTGGCCCGCCTGCTGGGTTGCCCACACGTGCAGCCCAGCCAGCCGCCGACAGCCAGCGATGGCTATTACTACCTGCCTACCGAAACCTTGGTCGACCCCAAGCGCCAGGCCACCCTGGGCATTTGCAGCGAGCACGACCTGTTCGGTGGCCTGGTCACCTATCCCTACATGGCGACCAAGGCGATCTCCCACCCATTGCCGGCCGGCGCCAGTTTCCCTCCAGGCTGGACCGATGCCTTCGCCCGGCAAGCCAGCGACGCCCTGTTGCGCGGCTACACGGTGTTCAGCAAAGCCGACGCACGTAATGCCGCGCAGCTGCTACTGCTGGACGGCCCATTGCGGATCAAGCCCGTGCTGGCTTGCGCAGGTCGCGGGCAGCAGGTCGTCACCACGCTGGATGCGCTGGAGCCGCTGCTGGCCGGTATGGATGAGCAGGAGCTGGCCCTGTGGGGGCTGGTACTGGAAGAAGACCTGAGCGAGGTGCAGACCTTCAGCGTCGGCCAGGTGCGCGTCGCCGGCCAGACCTGCAGTTACCACGGCACCCAGCACCTGACCCACGATCACCAGGGCGCCGAAGTCTACGGTGGCTCCGACCTGGTGGTGGTGCGCGGCGGCTACGAGGCGCTGCTGCAGCTACCGCTGGAGGAACACCTGCGCCTGGCCATCAACCAGGCAATCGTCTACGAGCAGGCAGCCGAACGGCACCTGCCTGGCTTCATCGCCTCGCGGCGCAACTATGACATCGCCCGCGGCCACAATGGCCAGGGCCACTTGCGCAGTGGCGTACTCGAACAATCCTGGCGGCTGGGCGGCGCCAGCACTGCCGAGCTGCTGGCCTTGCAAGCCTTTGCCGACGATCCGGCATTGCAACAGGTACGGGCTTCGACCCATGAAGTATTCGGCACCCCTGAATTGCCCACTGACGCCACCCTCTTCTATCAAGGAAACGACAGTGAACTCGGACAACTCAGCAAATTTGCGCGGATTCGCGACTATGACCATTCAGAGTGAAACCGTTGAACTGCAGGTCGAGGATGACAGCATCGTCGGCACCCTGGTCAGCCCTGGCAGCAAGATGCCGGGCATTCTCTTCGTGCATGGCTGGGGCGGTAGCCAGCAGCGCGACCTGGCTCGCGCGCGGCATATTACCGGGCTGGGCTGCGTCTGCATGACCTTCGACCTGCGCGGCCACGAAAAGACCGAAAGCCAACGGCTGACCGTTACCCGCGAACAGAACCTCATGGACCTGGTGGTGGCCTACGACCGCTTGGTCAGCCACCCGGCCGTCGATAGCAGCGCCATCGCCATCATCGGCAGCAGCTATGGCGGCTACCTGGCCACATTGCTGACCCGCGAGCGGCCGGTCAAATGGCTGGCCCTGCGCGTACCAGCGATGTACTGGGACGAAGAATGGCACATTCCCAAGCAGACCCTGGACAGGCAGCGCCTTAACGCTTACCGCCAGCGCCCGCTCGGCCCGGCAGACAACCGCGCCCTGGCAGCCTGCGCCGAGTTCGCTGGCGATGTGTTGCTGGTGGAGTCCGAACAGGACGACTACGTGCCGCACAGTACACTGATGAGTTACCGCTCGGCATTCGTCAGCGCCCATTCGCTCACACACCGCATCGTCGACGGTGCCGACCACGCACTGTCCAGCGAAGCGAGCCAGAAAGCCTACAGCTCGATCCTGGCATCCTGGATCAGCGAAATGGTCATCGGCGCCCGCCTGGACCGCTACCCGCACTATGCGCCCTGGTATGCCTGAGCCTCGCTCAGTTGGCAATGCAGGCCGCCATCGGCCCCTCGCACCAGGCTGCGCAGGGTCTGATAGGCGGCAAATCTGACGCCACGCGCCTGATGCTGGGCAAGCAGTTCGAGAAACGGCTCGTCGACGAAATACACGGCGGCCGCCGCCCACGCCTGGCGGGACTGCCATTGCAAGTACTGCAACACTCGGCTGCCATCATCACTGGCCTGGATACTGACCCCCTGCAACCCTGCACAGCGTGTGGCCAGCTCCTCGCTGCGCGCCACCAGCGCCTGGGCCAATGCCTGCTGGCGGACACCGGGCACTTCATATTCGATCATCTGGGTAAACCACAGGGCATTAGGTGTTGCCATCATGAGCAGTCTCCTTGCTACGGACGCATGCAGCGCGATGCCGGGCAGGGTAAAACCTCAAGTTATGTCAAGGTCAAGCGTTTTTCCGCCGCAGATCCGCTGCACTCGCCCTGGCCGGATACTGCAAAGCGCCGGCGATAATCACTCGGGGTCAGGCCGGTTATTCGCTGAAACACTTTGCGAA encodes the following:
- a CDS encoding aminopeptidase P family protein is translated as MNVQTNLGQSVPQRLARVRQVMTAEGIDALLVPSADPHLSEYLPAYWQGRRWLSGFHGSVGTLVVTAGFAGLWVDSRYWEQAEHELAGSGIELMKLLPGKPGALEWLGDHVKPNGSVAVDGAVMALASARQLGDRLKLRGARLVTDKDLLEQAWDGRPALPGNPVYQHLPPHATVSRAEKLKQLRQSLQAKGADWHFIATLDDIAWLFNLRGSDVSYNPVFMAFALISQQQAILFVGQDKLDDHLRQVLAVDGIEVRDYAEAGRALGALPGGSRLLIDPARVTCGLLDNLPGAVELVEGINPTTLSKACKGEDDLVHIRQAMEQDGAALCEFFAWFEASLGQETITELTIDERLSAARARRPCFVSLSFATIAAFNGNGAMPHYRATEQSHAVIEGDGLLLIDSGGQYLGGTTDITRMVPVGNPSLQQKQDCTRVLKGMIALSRASFPRGVLSPLLDAIARAPIWADQVDYGHGTGHGVGYFMNVHEGPQVIAYQAAPTPQTAMQPGMISSIEPGTYRPGQWGVRIENLVVAREAGKSAFGEFLDFETLTLCPIDTRCLLPELLAKDELGWLNGYHVQVRERLAPLLKGEALAWLEARTAPL
- a CDS encoding DUF3182 family protein → MTMPDVCAPKSGVVLLDTRVHTPDHEHAVHLKLAEGLARLLGCPHVQPSQPPTASDGYYYLPTETLVDPKRQATLGICSEHDLFGGLVTYPYMATKAISHPLPAGASFPPGWTDAFARQASDALLRGYTVFSKADARNAAQLLLLDGPLRIKPVLACAGRGQQVVTTLDALEPLLAGMDEQELALWGLVLEEDLSEVQTFSVGQVRVAGQTCSYHGTQHLTHDHQGAEVYGGSDLVVVRGGYEALLQLPLEEHLRLAINQAIVYEQAAERHLPGFIASRRNYDIARGHNGQGHLRSGVLEQSWRLGGASTAELLALQAFADDPALQQVRASTHEVFGTPELPTDATLFYQGNDSELGQLSKFARIRDYDHSE
- a CDS encoding alpha/beta hydrolase family protein, whose amino-acid sequence is MTIQSETVELQVEDDSIVGTLVSPGSKMPGILFVHGWGGSQQRDLARARHITGLGCVCMTFDLRGHEKTESQRLTVTREQNLMDLVVAYDRLVSHPAVDSSAIAIIGSSYGGYLATLLTRERPVKWLALRVPAMYWDEEWHIPKQTLDRQRLNAYRQRPLGPADNRALAACAEFAGDVLLVESEQDDYVPHSTLMSYRSAFVSAHSLTHRIVDGADHALSSEASQKAYSSILASWISEMVIGARLDRYPHYAPWYA
- a CDS encoding antibiotic biosynthesis monooxygenase; this encodes MMATPNALWFTQMIEYEVPGVRQQALAQALVARSEELATRCAGLQGVSIQASDDGSRVLQYLQWQSRQAWAAAAVYFVDEPFLELLAQHQARGVRFAAYQTLRSLVRGADGGLHCQLSEAQAYQGA